One Rattus norvegicus strain BN/NHsdMcwi chromosome 20, GRCr8, whole genome shotgun sequence DNA segment encodes these proteins:
- the Tacr2 gene encoding substance-K receptor produces the protein MGTRAIVSDANILSGLESNATGVTAFSMPGWQLALWATAYLALVLVAVTGNATVIWIILAHERMRTVTNYFIINLALADLCMAAFNATFNFIYASHNIWYFGRAFCYFQNLFPITAMFVSIYSMTAIAADRYMAIVHPFQPRLSAPSTKAIIAGIWLVALALASPQCFYSTITVDEGATKCVVAWPNDNGGKMLLLYHLVVFVLIYFLPLLVMFGAYSVIGLTLWKRAVPRHQAHGANLRHLQAKKKFVKAMVLVVLTFAICWLPYHLYFILGTFQEDIYYHKFIQQVYLALFWLAMSSTMYNPIIYCCLNHRFRSGFRLAFRCCPWVTPTEEDRLELTHTPSLSRRVNRCHTKETLFMTGDMTHSEATNGQVGSPQDGEPAGPICKAQA, from the exons ATGGGGACCCGTGCCATTGTTTCTGACGCCAACATCTTGTCTGGCCTCGAGAGCAATGCCACGGGTGTTACAGCCTTCTCCATGCCTGGCTGGCAGCTGGCGTTATGGGCCACAGCCTACCTGGCCCTGGTGCTGGTGGCTGTGACAGGCAATGCCACAGTCATCTGGATCATTCTGGCCCACGAGAGGATGCGCACAGTCACCAACTATTTCATCATCAACCTGGCCTTGGCGGACCTCTGCATGGCAGCCTTCAACGCGACCTTCAACTTCATCTACGCCAGTCACAACATCTGGTACTTCGGCCGTGCCTTCTGCTATTTCCAGAACCTCTTTCCCATCACAGCCATGTTCGTCAGCATCTACTCCATGACCGCCATTGCTGCTGACAG GTACATGGCCATCGTTCACCCCTTCCAGCCACGGCTCTCGGCCCCCAGCACCAAGGCGATTATCGCTGGCATCTGGCTGGTAGCCCTGGCTCTCGCCTCCCCGCAATGCTTCTACTCCACCATCACTGTGGACGAGGGGGCCACCAAGTGTGTGGTGGCCTGGCCCAATGACAACGGAGGCAAGATGCTCCTACT GTATCATCTGGTCGTGTTTGTCCTCATCtacttcctgcctctcctggtgATGTTCGGGGCTTACAGTGTCATCGGCCTCACACTGTGGAAGCGCGCGGTACCCAGACACCAGGCTCACGGAGCCAACTTACGCCATCTACAGGCCAAGAAGAAG TTTGTGAAGGCCATGGTACTGGTGGTGCTGACATTTGCCATCTGCTGGCTGCCCTACCACCTCTACTTCATCCTGGGGACCTTCCAAGAGGACATCTACTACCACAAGTTTATCCAGCAGGTCTACCTGGCGCTCTTCTGGCTGGCCATGAGCTCCACAATGTACAACCCTATCATTTATTGCTGCCTTAACCACAG GTTTCGCTCTGGATTCCGGCTTGCTTTCCGGTGCTGCCCCTGGGTGACACCAACTGAGGAAGACAGGCTGGAGCTGACTCACACGCCATCCCTCTCCAGGAGAGTCAACCGGTGTCATACCAAGGAGACTTTGTTCATGACGGGGGACATGACCCACTCTGAGGCTACCAATGGACAGGTTGGGAGTCCCCAGGATGGGGAGCCTGCTGGACCCATCTGCAAGGCCCAGGCTTAG